One Sphingobacteruim zhuxiongii DNA window includes the following coding sequences:
- the nosZ gene encoding Sec-dependent nitrous-oxide reductase: MEFKKYVLAGLAAATLMSTFQACKPKGASEAVSGNAAEKAYVAPGKYDEFYNFVSGGFSGQLAVYGLPSGRLLRVIPVFSLDPEKGWGFSEETKPMLETSHGNVPWDDLHHVQISKTDGNYDGRWVFVNANNTPRIARVDLTTFRTAEILELPNSGGNHSSPFITENTEYVVAGTRFSVPTDHQDGDVPINSYKKNFRGTLSFVSVNKDNGNMDLAFQIETPGVNYDLSRAGKGVSHGWFFFSTYNTEQANTLLEVNASKNDKDFILAVNWKKAEEYLKAGKGKKVSNLKYAHNTYDEKSHSAKTEFKTETIVLNAEELEGLCYYIPCPKSPHGVDVDPTGEYIVGSGKLAALIPVFSFDKMQKAIAGKQFEGKFGGIPIIKYEAALYGEVEKPGLGPLHTEFDGKGNAITSFFVSSELVKWNIKDLKVIDRVPTYYSTGHLMIPGGDTKNPDAKYVVAYNKITKDRYLPTGPELSQSAQLFDISGDKMQLILDFPTIGEPHHAQAMRADKIKERSLKIFKIEENTNPYAAKGEKEARVERKGNQVHVYLTAIRSHFAPDNIEGIQLGDEVYFHVTNIEQDWDMPHGFAVKGARNGELLVMPGETQTLKWVPDRIGVFPFYCTDFCSALHQEMQGYIRISKKGSNVPLTYSLGTNLPADSAN; encoded by the coding sequence ATGGAATTTAAAAAGTATGTATTAGCAGGGTTGGCAGCGGCGACGCTGATGTCAACTTTCCAAGCCTGTAAGCCAAAAGGTGCTAGCGAAGCCGTAAGTGGTAATGCTGCAGAGAAGGCTTACGTAGCGCCAGGTAAATACGATGAGTTTTACAACTTCGTATCGGGAGGTTTCAGTGGACAGTTAGCAGTCTACGGATTACCTTCGGGAAGATTGTTACGTGTAATTCCGGTGTTCTCTTTGGATCCGGAAAAAGGATGGGGATTTAGTGAGGAAACCAAACCAATGTTAGAAACATCACATGGAAATGTGCCATGGGATGACTTGCACCACGTGCAGATCTCAAAAACAGACGGTAATTATGATGGTCGATGGGTATTCGTCAATGCGAATAACACCCCGCGTATTGCGCGTGTCGACTTAACTACTTTCCGTACAGCGGAGATCTTGGAATTGCCAAATAGTGGAGGTAATCACTCTTCACCATTTATCACAGAGAATACCGAGTACGTTGTTGCCGGAACACGTTTTTCTGTGCCAACTGATCACCAAGATGGAGATGTGCCAATCAACTCTTATAAAAAGAATTTCCGTGGTACACTAAGTTTTGTCAGTGTGAATAAGGACAATGGTAACATGGACTTGGCATTCCAAATTGAAACCCCAGGTGTCAATTATGACTTGAGTCGTGCAGGTAAAGGTGTTTCCCATGGCTGGTTCTTCTTCTCAACTTACAATACCGAGCAAGCCAATACTTTATTGGAGGTGAATGCATCTAAAAACGACAAGGATTTTATCCTTGCTGTAAACTGGAAAAAAGCAGAAGAGTATTTGAAAGCTGGAAAAGGCAAGAAAGTTTCAAACTTGAAATATGCGCATAACACGTACGATGAGAAGTCACATTCGGCAAAAACAGAGTTTAAAACAGAAACGATTGTATTAAATGCGGAAGAATTAGAAGGACTATGTTACTATATCCCATGTCCGAAATCTCCACACGGAGTAGACGTGGATCCAACCGGAGAATACATTGTTGGATCAGGTAAATTGGCAGCATTAATCCCAGTATTCTCATTCGACAAAATGCAAAAAGCAATCGCTGGAAAGCAGTTTGAAGGAAAATTCGGTGGTATTCCGATTATTAAATATGAGGCCGCATTATATGGAGAAGTTGAAAAACCAGGTTTAGGACCTTTACACACAGAGTTCGACGGTAAAGGAAACGCAATTACTTCATTCTTCGTGTCATCGGAATTAGTAAAATGGAATATCAAAGACTTAAAAGTAATTGACCGTGTGCCTACTTATTACTCAACTGGTCACTTAATGATCCCAGGTGGAGATACTAAAAACCCAGATGCTAAGTATGTAGTGGCTTATAACAAAATTACGAAAGATCGTTATTTACCGACTGGACCTGAGCTATCGCAAAGTGCCCAATTATTTGATATCTCTGGCGATAAAATGCAACTGATCCTAGACTTCCCGACAATTGGAGAGCCGCACCATGCGCAAGCAATGCGTGCCGATAAGATCAAAGAACGCTCCCTGAAAATCTTCAAGATTGAAGAAAACACAAATCCGTACGCTGCGAAAGGTGAGAAGGAAGCACGTGTAGAACGTAAAGGAAATCAAGTTCACGTTTATTTGACTGCAATCCGCTCACACTTTGCGCCAGATAATATCGAAGGCATTCAGTTGGGAGATGAAGTTTACTTCCACGTAACGAATATTGAACAAGACTGGGATATGCCGCATGGATTTGCTGTAAAAGGAGCTAGAAACGGAGAACTCTTAGTGATGCCAGGAGAAACACAAACACTGAAATGGGTACCAGATCGTATTGGAGTCTTCCCATTCTATTGTACAGATTTCTGTAGTGCATTACACCAAGAAATGCAGGGATATATCCGAATATCTAAAAAAGGAAGTAACGTGCCTTTAACTTATAGCTTAGGTACTAATCTACCGGCTGATAGTGCAAACTAA